The DNA sequence ttttttttaatacaaacaaTTTGGTTTGAATGAAATCACCACGCATGAGTCCGATTATGCTAAACATTTGGCGTAGAAAGAAAAACGTGTTCGGCGCGTCATTGCGCGCCGCTGCTGCTTATTAGTGCTGCATGTCTAGACGCTCCGCGGCTGTGGGAATTAGGAGCACCCTCTTTATTTCCCCCGTGTGCTTATTTGGTGCTCGCATTGTACGCGCTGTCACTCACGCGCACAGGAGCGAGTGCTGAAATAGCGGGGGGAGCGTGTCCGGGGTTGCTTGTGTCAACTTTTCATATGcggtgtgttgttttttttgtgtgtcgttTCCAGCTGGTAACTGCTGGTTGCAGCAGGGCAAGAACGGCCGCTGCCAGGTGCTCTACATGCCCGGGATGAGTCGGGAGGAGTGCTGCAGGAGCGGGAGACTGGGCACGTCCTGGACGGAGGAGGACGTCCCCAACAGCACGCTGTTCAGGTGGATGATCTTCAACGGCGGAGCCCCCAATTGCATACCTTGCAAAGGTGGAGGTGCACTCGATTTCCCTTGGTTTGCACATTATCACGCATGCGTATTTCCTCCTTTTAAAGCCGTGCGTAATCGTTGGCGCGCCGGTTGTAACCGACTCGATTTCGCTTCCCTCCCCAACCTCGCTGCGCAATAGAGTCGTGCGATAATGTGGACTGCGGGCCGGGCAAGAGGTGCAAGATGAACAGGAGGAGTAAGCCGCGGTGCGTTTGCGCGCCAGACTGCTCCAACGTCACGTGGAAGGGACCCGTGTGCGGCTCGGACGGGAAGACCTACAAGGACGAGTGCGCGCTGCTCAAGGCCAAATGCAAAGCGCACCCCGACCTGGACGTGCAGTACCAAGGAAAATGCAAAAGTCAGTCActttctatatctatctatctatctatctatctatctatctatctatctatctatctatctatctatctatctatctatctatctatctatctatctatctatctatctatctatctatctatctatggtttaattgattgatttatctATATATCACGCTGTAGCATTTCTCTAGTCTCTCTCATCTCCTAAACCGTTTTTTTTCcatgggggggataaaaaaacaaccaaacaaaagaTTTTTGCATATATTTGGAGTTGTACTGTATCGTTAAAGTTTTCAAGCTATTTTCATCACTTTATGGGTTGTTGCAGTTTTTCTCGGATCGCTTTGGTACGTTTCTCGAAATTTGCAAATCAGTAAATGCATTACTCAAAACAATTTTGTACAAATAGCAAAACGTCATGGATTACCTGCAAAAGTCATGAGTGTTTTGCTCAGAATCTTGAGTTCATTTCTCAAAAGTGAAAGTCAATGTCAGTGAGCATGTCAGTGGCATCAGAATGACGTCTTTGTGTCATTCTGTGTACATTTTAAAGACTTAATCATGTTGTAACTATATGTACTGTGTGCTTAAGTTTTGTAAGTAAAAATTGTAAGTTACACTTAAatgcagtggtccccaaccactggTCCAGGGCCCGATACCGGTCCCTGGACCGTTTGGTATTGGGCCGCACAAGTGGatttaggtttttgttttttaatcaggaATATGCGTCAACGCGTCTTTGATTATCTCACGCATGGATGTGCCAAAGCAAAgcaacttgttaaaaaaaaagagaaacagcTTTTTTTAATGCGCACAAAAGCGACACAAGGATGTTCTGAATGAACAAGTAGTTTTAACACCAAAGCAACCGAGAGGAACTGtcatttctaaaaacaaaacaaaaaaacaacaacaacaaaaaccagCAGACTCACGCAAGGAAAGaccaatttgtgaaaaatatcaaatgaaCCAGCATTGATCGTCTTCTTATTGGTCTCCTCCATCGTGCAGAAACGTGCCGCGACGTGCTGTGCCCGGGAAGCTCCACCTGCGTGGTGGACCAGACCAACAACGCCTACTGCGTGACGTGTAATCGGATCTGCCCCGAGGTGACGTCTCCCGAGCAGTACCTGTGCGGCAACGACGGCATCATTTACGCCAGCGCCTGCCACCTGAGGCGGGCCACCTGCCTCCTGGGCCGCTCCATCGGGGTGGCCTATGAGGGCAAATGCATCAgtaagtaccccccccccccccgaccttCCTTTCCACACATACGCGCACGATTCACCTCCTCAAATGAGAGTGTTTATTGCTGCCAACATTCCATGGTGGATGGAGAGTGTTTGCTCAAGGAATGATGGACACTTGATTATTTCCTGATGTTGGCAGCAGAGGAACAGCAAAGTGTAGTGCAGGGGGGAGCTAAGTCCACCAAATACAAACACttccctactttttttttttaaattatctgtactttatttaaagatcaattttcaggggcaattttttactttttacattgAATTTATATGCATATTGACTTTTTACagcattttaatctttttttctttcttttgaataCTGCACTtacttactgtatattaatgtataaaatacagcaaaaagtcatggaaaaaatatttctataaaCTACATATTTCTGCAATGCGCAATACAAAAGATGTTCAAAACAGGGACAGTTATGACAAAGAGGACAAGTCATTGACATCAATGGAGAAGTTTGGCAGCTCTAAGAAAGATTCATGGCGAATGCGTTTTGTTTTGCGCTAGCCTAAAAATCACCAGCTTCTGGTATTCAAAAATTCCCAATTTAATCTTACAAGCACATGCAGGTAAGGTttattgtttcaattttttatcaTCTGCTAATTTAAAACAAGAAGTCAGTTCAGTGCATTAGCAAAGCtaataaacaattattttgataatatgCTAACTATCTCtacaatttgtttatttgaccaaattataaaaatgtatatcgtacaatggtgccttgagatttgAGTGACCCAATTCGGAGAGTTTTTTGAGTTACAACTACTTAcaagcagggctggactggcaccaaAAATTGGCCTTGGTATTTTGAAACAACTCCAAACCACCCCTGCCTACCTTATAACTCTGCCACTGTTgttgattggttcagtttgTTGTCTATATcttaaatggattaatgggctgttccttctaaattgtggggTGGTCTTTTGTGGAAAATGGAggataataataactaaataaaatagcaCCACTATGGCCCCAAAAgatgccggcccaccgggcatctgccctcaATGCCAGATGGCCTGTCCAGGCCTGCTTACAAGCAAAAATGAGAGATGCGGCTGTTGTTTGGCGTCAGTGAACGCCACCTAACTCAACTCACAACATTTTGGCAGAGTGAAAGAAGCTTCAAGCTTTTTAATTCCACTCCCCGtttaagtttactgtcaaacataaaataaagaatgaccccaaaaatattttttctcggaatattacccACGCCctctaaaaattgttttttattataagtGGCCATAAAACGCCGTCGTAATCATCAATTGTACTTTAACCAGTCTTTGCAAGTATCTACACTTCTACCTAACTACATAGTGTGAGTACTTCTGCCCCTTCTGGTCAGGTGCGGGATTACATTAATAGAATTTCAAGTGTTTAAACAAATTACATCAAACACATAACGGCGCCCAAACGGGACAAATCCCTTTTTCCCTAACCCCCTCGCCTGTTctctgcgccccccccccccccccccccccccccagaggcCAAGTCATGCGAGGACATCCAGTGCGGCGGTGGCAAGAAGTGTCTGTGGGACGCCCGCATGAGCCGAGGACGCTGCTCGCTGTGCGAAGAAACGTGTCCGGAGAGCCGGACGGACGAGGCGGTGTGCGCCAGCGACAACACCACCTACCCTAGCGAGTGCGCCATGAAGCAGGCCGCTTGCTCCGAGGGGGTGCTGCTGGAGGTCAAGCACTCGGGATCTTGCAACTGTAAGTAAATATGA is a window from the Vanacampus margaritifer isolate UIUO_Vmar chromosome 3, RoL_Vmar_1.0, whole genome shotgun sequence genome containing:
- the fsta gene encoding follistatin-A isoform X1; this translates as MFGMLKDHLQPGFFFFFVWFCHLMEHQKVQAGNCWLQQGKNGRCQVLYMPGMSREECCRSGRLGTSWTEEDVPNSTLFRWMIFNGGAPNCIPCKGGESCDNVDCGPGKRCKMNRRSKPRCVCAPDCSNVTWKGPVCGSDGKTYKDECALLKAKCKAHPDLDVQYQGKCKKTCRDVLCPGSSTCVVDQTNNAYCVTCNRICPEVTSPEQYLCGNDGIIYASACHLRRATCLLGRSIGVAYEGKCIKAKSCEDIQCGGGKKCLWDARMSRGRCSLCEETCPESRTDEAVCASDNTTYPSECAMKQAACSEGVLLEVKHSGSCNSIREEQEEDEDDEDYKAYVRLSSILDG
- the fsta gene encoding follistatin-A isoform X2 encodes the protein MFGMLKDHLQPGFFFFFVWFCHLMEHQKVQAGNCWLQQGKNGRCQVLYMPGMSREECCRSGRLGTSWTEEDVPNSTLFRWMIFNGGAPNCIPCKESCDNVDCGPGKRCKMNRRSKPRCVCAPDCSNVTWKGPVCGSDGKTYKDECALLKAKCKAHPDLDVQYQGKCKKTCRDVLCPGSSTCVVDQTNNAYCVTCNRICPEVTSPEQYLCGNDGIIYASACHLRRATCLLGRSIGVAYEGKCIKAKSCEDIQCGGGKKCLWDARMSRGRCSLCEETCPESRTDEAVCASDNTTYPSECAMKQAACSEGVLLEVKHSGSCNSIREEQEEDEDDEDYKAYVRLSSILDG